A region of Salinibacter sp. 10B DNA encodes the following proteins:
- a CDS encoding ROK family protein: protein MSSYAVGIDLGGTNLKAALVHRENGIEEITQRPTEADQGPQHVVDRIAALADELRTQAPAEIRGIGIGSPGAINWERTTVTRPPNLPGWDSVNLTSLLREQLGDVAVILENDANVAGLGSAFHGAGRSVDSFIMVTLGTGVGGAIIYNNKIFRGSTGGAAEIGHMTIDYEGPYANTGVAGAIEGYIGQKFLSDHARDRLVNYPDSLLHDLVDGDLEQLNPRILYEAASEGDEAAERILAWAGHKLGCVLGAAINLLDIRTVVVGGGVSAAGDFILEPARETLPNFVMPGLRDDVTIRQEVLGNEVSLLGAARLAFEGREAHV, encoded by the coding sequence ATGAGTTCGTACGCCGTCGGCATTGACCTTGGAGGCACAAACCTCAAAGCGGCCCTCGTCCACCGCGAGAATGGAATTGAGGAGATTACCCAACGACCGACGGAGGCCGACCAAGGGCCTCAGCACGTCGTCGATCGCATCGCAGCTCTGGCTGATGAGTTGCGAACGCAAGCCCCTGCGGAGATTCGGGGGATTGGCATTGGGTCGCCCGGAGCCATCAACTGGGAGCGCACTACGGTCACGCGTCCGCCGAATCTACCGGGATGGGATTCGGTCAATCTTACGTCGCTGCTTCGGGAGCAGCTCGGCGACGTTGCTGTCATTCTCGAGAATGATGCAAACGTTGCGGGGCTCGGCTCAGCCTTTCATGGGGCCGGCCGCTCGGTCGATTCCTTCATCATGGTCACGCTGGGCACGGGCGTTGGTGGAGCCATCATTTACAACAATAAAATTTTCCGAGGGAGCACCGGGGGGGCGGCCGAAATTGGGCACATGACCATCGATTACGAGGGACCGTACGCCAACACGGGTGTGGCTGGGGCCATCGAAGGGTACATCGGACAGAAGTTTCTGTCCGACCATGCGCGCGACCGGCTCGTGAATTATCCGGATAGCCTTTTGCACGACCTCGTGGATGGCGACCTCGAGCAACTCAATCCTCGCATCTTGTATGAGGCCGCTAGCGAGGGAGACGAGGCTGCCGAGCGCATTCTGGCCTGGGCAGGGCACAAACTCGGATGTGTTTTGGGGGCGGCCATCAACCTGCTCGACATCCGGACCGTTGTGGTGGGCGGAGGGGTGTCCGCAGCGGGGGACTTCATTCTGGAGCCGGCACGGGAAACGTTGCCCAACTTCGTGATGCCCGGCCTGCGGGACGATGTCACCATTCGGCAGGAAGTACTGGGCAATGAGGTTAGTCTTCTGGGGGCAGCCCGCCTGGCCTTTGAGGGACGCGAGGCGCATGTTTAG
- a CDS encoding septum formation initiator family protein, which produces MRIPWPTSKKSLRRWLIGGGVCALLIWIAFFDSHSLLRRYQWHQEYDRLSTENEQLRQDIRRLRKKLDRPLSDSLIERIAREEYGMKRPDETIYRLKESK; this is translated from the coding sequence ATGCGTATTCCCTGGCCGACCTCGAAGAAGAGCCTCCGCCGCTGGCTCATCGGAGGGGGAGTGTGTGCCCTTCTCATCTGGATTGCCTTCTTCGACAGTCACAGCCTGCTCCGGCGCTACCAGTGGCACCAGGAGTACGATCGCCTCTCGACTGAGAATGAGCAGCTCCGTCAGGACATCCGGCGCCTGCGGAAAAAGCTGGACCGGCCCCTCTCCGACTCTCTTATTGAGCGGATTGCTCGAGAGGAGTACGGCATGAAACGCCCGGACGAAACCATCTACCGACTGAAGGAAAGCAAATAG
- a CDS encoding putative LPS assembly protein LptD, translated as MIRTDSSGGNYGTLHGNARMSYQGASLKSRIIKMNFQTSTMEATGPPTDTAQGGRPVFNRGAGQGSSGGSGGRGGGAQSFTGEVLSYNLSTKRGRVVDARTQRRDGYVQGGAVKMYEDSTLFVRGGTYTTCNCPPDVTPSYSLRSKEMKLAEKWVYTGPIQLYLFNVPTPLWLPFGFLPNVQGRRSGPLPPEYGEDNKGFYLQNWGWYFALNDYTDLTLRASVWSKGSYEIRPRFRYRKRYEYNGNFQLTYRRVRIGEPEDPNPVRRHEGQLRWNHSQDLSPTASLNGDINLATSSDFARRNSDNYDDAVRQDVSSSVNYRKSWPNGGRQFNLNASQSQQFQSGEVQMTLPNLGFSQNSFKPFKQEQRVGDERWYEKLTTSYQLDVRNRYNFTPRDPQQLRERGDSTLADSVARADISWYEALGNREKYRLATGDDRLYDFEATHRIPLNMSFRVDRYNLSLSPNASYNSTWYLNTVRRFAERDSTGGVGEIKKRTVPGFYARRNFNTSFSASTELFGTFPVGVGPFQGLRHRLNPSLSMNYQPNFNAPFWGRTRLLRFKDGTPVPPDSVQGGRRYDIVGGNFVRNSTKQWSLNFSLRNVFETKRIRSDTTSRQRSETVQLLNLDITGLSYNFAADSFRVGNNIGLNARTKIDPFNISVQSSFSPYALRARSRGDQRTFRRIDRLMVAERPLTPVRLTRFDVSMSADFSGGDQGGRRQSQRGRRSGQGSQRRGQDPSSAQITELSLPWSLNFNFNYGLQKPRKKVTNRTATLGVSFTLNVTPLWRVRGNTGYDFIQGELSTTRINIGRSLGCWNMSFHWVPFGRYQKYGFNLQVSSGQLSQLLQLQIPNQGGEGRLGGFGQQLRGTVQGAAGAGGMGGGSRF; from the coding sequence GTGATTCGGACTGACAGCAGCGGGGGCAACTACGGCACCTTGCACGGGAACGCTCGCATGTCCTATCAGGGGGCGTCGCTGAAGTCCCGGATCATTAAGATGAACTTCCAAACCAGTACGATGGAAGCCACGGGGCCACCCACTGATACGGCACAGGGGGGGCGTCCCGTCTTTAACCGGGGAGCAGGGCAGGGGAGCAGCGGTGGGTCGGGGGGCAGGGGAGGCGGGGCACAGTCCTTTACCGGCGAGGTGCTCTCGTATAATCTTAGCACAAAGCGGGGGCGGGTGGTGGACGCCCGCACGCAGCGGCGGGATGGATATGTGCAGGGCGGGGCGGTAAAGATGTATGAGGACAGCACTCTGTTCGTGCGAGGGGGCACCTACACAACCTGTAACTGTCCGCCGGACGTGACGCCCTCGTACTCGTTGCGCTCCAAGGAGATGAAGCTAGCGGAGAAGTGGGTGTATACCGGTCCGATTCAACTTTACCTCTTCAACGTTCCCACCCCGCTTTGGCTCCCCTTTGGGTTTCTACCCAATGTGCAGGGACGGCGAAGTGGACCGCTTCCTCCGGAGTACGGCGAGGACAATAAGGGGTTTTATCTCCAGAACTGGGGCTGGTACTTTGCCCTGAATGACTACACGGATCTGACCCTTCGGGCGAGCGTCTGGTCGAAGGGGAGTTATGAGATCCGGCCCCGCTTCCGGTATCGGAAGCGCTACGAGTACAACGGAAACTTTCAGCTTACGTACCGGCGGGTGCGCATCGGGGAGCCCGAAGACCCGAATCCCGTTCGCCGACACGAGGGCCAACTGCGCTGGAACCACAGTCAGGATCTCTCGCCGACCGCCTCATTGAACGGAGACATCAATCTCGCCACGTCGAGCGACTTTGCTCGTCGCAACAGCGACAACTACGACGATGCCGTTCGGCAGGACGTGTCCTCCTCCGTCAACTACCGCAAGAGTTGGCCGAACGGGGGGCGGCAGTTTAACCTGAACGCCAGCCAGAGTCAGCAATTTCAAAGCGGCGAGGTGCAGATGACTCTGCCGAACCTGGGCTTCTCCCAGAACTCTTTCAAGCCCTTTAAGCAGGAGCAGCGCGTAGGGGACGAGCGGTGGTACGAGAAGCTTACGACCTCCTACCAGCTCGACGTGCGGAACCGATACAACTTTACCCCGCGCGATCCACAGCAGTTGCGAGAACGCGGCGACTCGACCCTCGCAGATTCGGTGGCCCGGGCCGATATTAGCTGGTACGAGGCGCTGGGGAACCGGGAGAAGTACCGATTGGCCACCGGCGACGACCGGTTGTACGACTTCGAGGCGACCCACCGCATTCCGCTCAATATGTCGTTTCGGGTGGACCGGTACAATCTCTCGCTCTCGCCAAATGCGAGTTACAACTCCACCTGGTACCTCAACACCGTGCGCCGCTTTGCAGAGCGGGATTCCACAGGCGGGGTCGGGGAAATCAAGAAGCGCACGGTTCCGGGCTTCTACGCCCGCCGCAACTTTAACACGTCGTTTTCGGCGAGCACAGAGCTCTTTGGGACGTTTCCCGTGGGCGTGGGTCCGTTTCAGGGCCTGCGCCACCGTCTCAATCCGTCCTTGTCGATGAACTACCAGCCCAACTTCAATGCGCCGTTCTGGGGGCGAACACGGCTCCTTCGGTTCAAGGATGGCACCCCAGTGCCCCCCGACTCAGTGCAAGGGGGGCGCCGGTACGACATTGTCGGGGGGAATTTCGTTCGCAACAGCACAAAGCAGTGGAGCCTCAACTTCTCGCTCCGCAATGTTTTCGAGACCAAGCGCATTCGCTCCGATACCACGTCCAGGCAGCGCTCGGAGACGGTCCAACTGCTAAATCTGGACATCACTGGTCTCTCGTATAATTTTGCTGCCGACTCCTTTCGGGTGGGCAATAACATTGGCCTGAACGCTCGTACGAAGATCGATCCGTTCAATATCTCTGTGCAGTCGAGCTTCTCGCCTTATGCCCTTCGGGCCCGGTCGCGGGGCGACCAGCGTACGTTTCGGCGTATCGATCGGCTCATGGTGGCGGAACGTCCACTCACGCCGGTGCGCCTGACGAGATTCGATGTGAGCATGAGTGCCGACTTTTCGGGTGGCGATCAAGGGGGGCGCCGGCAATCCCAGCGGGGGCGGCGAAGCGGACAAGGATCGCAGAGGCGAGGGCAGGATCCGTCGTCCGCGCAGATCACCGAGCTAAGTTTGCCCTGGAGTCTAAATTTCAACTTTAACTATGGACTCCAGAAACCCCGGAAAAAGGTTACGAATCGTACGGCAACGCTCGGGGTAAGCTTTACACTGAACGTGACGCCGCTTTGGCGGGTGCGAGGCAACACGGGCTACGACTTTATTCAAGGAGAGCTTTCAACGACTCGGATTAACATCGGGCGCAGCCTGGGATGTTGGAATATGTCGTTCCACTGGGTGCCGTTCGGTCGATATCAGAAGTACGGCTTCAACCTTCAGGTTAGCAGTGGGCAGCTGTCGCAACTGCTCCAACTCCAGATTCCGAACCAGGGCGGCGAGGGGCGGCTTGGAGGCTTTGGACAGCAGCTTCGCGGCACGGTGCAGGGCGCTGCGGGGGCTGGGGGCATGGGAGGAG
- the eno gene encoding phosphopyruvate hydratase has translation MASIQSVIARQILDSRGNPTVEVDVTTEDGVLGRAAVPSGASTGEYEAVELRDEDPDRFRGKGVTKAVHNVNATIAPELEGRSVLEQVAIDRTLLALDGTEDKSELGANALLGVSLATAKAAAATLGLPLFRYVGTARASTLPVPLMNILNGGEHADNNVDMQEFMIAPVGPSSFAEVLRVGVEVFHTLSGVLHDRDYSTAVGDEGGFAPDLRSNEEAIELVVEAIEAAGFTAGEDVFVALDPATAEMCEDGEYVFWKSDPGNPRSSEEMVEYWSNWADEYPILSIEDAMDEDDWAGWQMLTDAIGDTVQLVGDDLFVTNTERLERGIDEGCGNSILVKPNQIGTLTETLDAVEMAHKNGFTAILSHRSGETEDTTIADLAVALSTGQIKTGSASRSDRVAKYNQLLRIEEQLGAAAEFPGLDAFPLTS, from the coding sequence ATGGCTTCCATTCAATCCGTCATTGCTCGTCAGATTCTGGATAGTCGCGGCAACCCTACGGTTGAGGTGGATGTGACCACCGAGGACGGCGTACTGGGCCGAGCGGCCGTGCCGAGCGGGGCGTCTACGGGGGAGTATGAGGCCGTGGAGCTCCGAGACGAAGACCCGGACCGTTTTCGAGGAAAGGGGGTCACCAAGGCCGTGCACAATGTGAACGCGACCATTGCACCGGAACTGGAGGGCCGAAGCGTACTGGAGCAGGTGGCAATTGACCGGACGCTTCTCGCGCTCGACGGGACGGAAGACAAGTCGGAGCTTGGAGCAAATGCACTGCTGGGCGTCTCCCTCGCGACCGCCAAGGCCGCTGCCGCTACGCTTGGCCTTCCGCTCTTCCGGTACGTGGGGACGGCTCGAGCCTCAACGCTGCCGGTTCCCCTCATGAACATCCTCAATGGAGGGGAGCACGCGGACAACAACGTCGACATGCAGGAATTCATGATTGCGCCGGTCGGCCCGTCGTCCTTTGCCGAGGTGCTGCGCGTTGGCGTGGAGGTCTTTCACACCCTCAGTGGTGTACTTCACGACCGGGACTATAGCACGGCGGTGGGCGATGAGGGTGGCTTTGCCCCCGATCTCCGGTCTAACGAGGAGGCAATTGAACTCGTGGTGGAGGCCATCGAGGCGGCCGGATTTACCGCGGGCGAGGACGTGTTTGTAGCCCTCGACCCTGCGACCGCCGAGATGTGTGAGGACGGCGAGTACGTGTTCTGGAAGAGCGACCCTGGCAATCCCCGCTCCTCCGAAGAGATGGTGGAGTATTGGAGCAACTGGGCCGACGAATATCCCATTCTCTCCATCGAGGACGCGATGGACGAAGACGACTGGGCGGGCTGGCAGATGCTGACGGACGCCATTGGAGACACGGTGCAACTCGTGGGGGACGACCTCTTTGTGACGAACACCGAGCGCCTTGAGCGTGGCATTGACGAGGGATGCGGCAATTCGATTCTGGTAAAACCCAACCAGATCGGGACCCTGACTGAAACCCTCGACGCGGTGGAGATGGCTCATAAGAATGGGTTCACGGCGATCCTGAGCCACCGGTCCGGGGAGACGGAGGACACGACCATAGCGGATCTGGCCGTCGCCCTCAGTACCGGACAGATCAAAACGGGATCGGCGAGCCGCAGCGACCGTGTCGCGAAGTACAACCAGTTGCTGCGTATCGAGGAGCAGCTGGGCGCAGCTGCCGAGTTTCCGGGCCTCGATGCCTTTCCGCTCACGAGCTGA